A region of Planococcus sp. MSAK28401 DNA encodes the following proteins:
- a CDS encoding sporulation protein produces the protein MKFKDFLSSIGIGSIKVDTVVERPHLEEGETLNGTVYLDGGSGDQEIDYIELQVIRLVEDYRQDSDFDFYETPVAKQSLEFAGSVKSKNTVMQQFEIVPDERWVLENVNAKLILRTIVHVKNGVNVQDEDEITYGKIDS, from the coding sequence ATGAAATTCAAAGACTTTTTATCTTCGATCGGCATCGGTTCGATCAAAGTGGACACTGTAGTGGAGAGGCCGCATCTTGAAGAAGGTGAAACCTTGAACGGCACGGTTTACTTGGACGGAGGAAGCGGCGATCAGGAAATCGATTATATCGAACTTCAAGTGATTCGCTTAGTGGAAGATTACCGGCAAGACAGCGATTTTGATTTTTATGAAACGCCAGTTGCCAAGCAGAGCTTGGAATTTGCGGGATCCGTAAAATCAAAGAACACCGTCATGCAGCAATTCGAAATTGTGCCGGATGAACGCTGGGTGCTCGAGAATGTGAATGCCAAGTTGATTTTACGGACGATTGTTCACGTGAAAAACGGCGTCAATGTCCAGGACGAGGATGAAATCACTTACGGTAAAATAGACAGCTGA